In Candidatus Schekmanbacteria bacterium, one genomic interval encodes:
- a CDS encoding crotonase — protein MKYSDIIYEKKNGVGKVIINRPEKANMFRYKTVEEMIDAFSDIRKDKNIRVAVLRGAGDRFFCIGGEKADNTEFHYGNTLPIVDLHELIDKLPKPVIAAVNGYAVGGGNVLQAICDFSIASENAVFRQVGPSMGSYDGGFGTWYLEALIGRRKAKEMWMLNRKYSAQEALKMGLVNEVVPLKELDKRVEEWCKELMDKGPQALAAVKSVFYARHNGAAGMARVAHDMLLQYYLKTEESAELTRAFQRKEKPNNDKFFK, from the coding sequence ATGAAGTATTCGGACATAATTTATGAAAAAAAGAATGGTGTAGGAAAGGTGATTATAAACCGTCCTGAAAAGGCAAATATGTTTAGGTATAAAACAGTCGAAGAGATGATTGATGCCTTTTCTGATATCAGAAAGGACAAGAATATCAGGGTGGCTGTTTTGCGCGGTGCAGGGGATAGATTTTTCTGTATTGGTGGTGAAAAAGCAGATAATACTGAATTTCACTATGGCAACACTCTTCCCATTGTTGACCTTCACGAGCTTATAGACAAATTGCCCAAGCCAGTCATTGCGGCTGTGAATGGTTATGCCGTTGGAGGTGGAAATGTCCTTCAAGCAATCTGTGATTTTTCGATTGCATCGGAAAATGCAGTCTTCAGACAGGTTGGCCCTTCAATGGGAAGTTATGATGGAGGGTTTGGCACATGGTATTTAGAAGCTCTCATTGGAAGGCGAAAAGCGAAGGAGATGTGGATGCTAAATAGAAAATACAGTGCGCAGGAAGCATTGAAGATGGGACTAGTAAATGAAGTAGTCCCTTTGAAAGAGCTTGATAAGAGGGTTGAAGAGTGGTGCAAAGAATTGATGGATAAGGGTCCTCAAGCACTGGCTGCAGTCAAATCGGTCTTCTATGCACGGCATAATGGCGCTGCTGGTATGGCTCGAGTAGCGCATGATATGCTCTTGCAGTACTATTTGAAGACAGAGGAATCTGCTGAATTAACGAGAGCTTTTCAAAGGAAAGAAAAACCGAACAATGATAAATTTTTTAAATAA